DNA from Halorarum salinum:
GTTACTCAGTGACGTGGGGTGTTTCACTCGCGACGTGGAAACGGATCCCAGTCGGGAGGTCACCTCTGGGCTTGACGGATGAACTCGTCGAGTTCTTCTCCGATCAGTGTCGCGACGCGCTCGCTGTACTGCCACAGTGCTGCATTGAGTCGCTCTTCGGTCTCGTCGTCGAGATCGTCACCTCCCTGAAGGACGGAGTCCGAGGTGATCTGGGGGTGGTACACGCAGACGACGCCGATCGAACTGGCCGAACTCGTGGACCCGCCGGTGTGGATCCCGTACTGGTCAGTCCCCCACACGCCATCGCCACCCTGTCGCTCCATCGCCGAGTCGAGCGCATCGAGGAGTCGAACTTCCTCGGAGGTGAGGACCGGGTCGTCACCGTCGAACAGTTCGTCGTACGCCCGGGTCCGGGCGCTGTTCGTCCATTGTTCCAAGTGTGATCGCGCCAGTACGACGAGCTGTCGCTCGTCCGGGAACTCGGCCATGCGTCTAGGACGACGTGCAGATCAATCAACGTTCGTACGACGCCTCCGATCGGCGGACGTGGGGGCGGCGGTACCGACCGCCGAGCGATACGACCCGAATCACGCACGGACGCCCGGAGAAACGCGATTCCGAGGACGGTGGCGCCTGACAGAAGCGCCACGGATGAGTCCGGTACGACAGTTCGATCGGTGATGGTTCACGATCCGGCGCGATTGCACCCGTCTCGATGACCGCAGCGCCCGAGATCGTTGATGGTCACTCGTGGGGGATTCGATTCCGTACACACGAACCAAGAACGTGGATGTCGTTATGGGGATATGACTGATCGGGGTGACCGACAACGTTGGTTTTCGGATCGTGTCGGATCATCGATTTTGGCGGCGGTGAGCAGCGTTCTCGCCGCGCTCCTCGTACTCACACAGCATCAATACGTCTCGCTCGCGAGCGTCCTCGCATACGTTCTCGCACCCGTACGGCGGAGGCTCGAGCGTCGGATGCGCTCGGATACGGCTGCCCTCACCCTCATCTCGCTCGCGACATTCGTGCTTTTCATTCCGGTTGCATACATCCTCACGGTCGCGATTCAGCAGGGACTGGGGCTCCTAACCGCCATCCGGGAAGGGGAACTCAGTCCTGACACGATTCAGGGCCGGATCGAGACCATTGGCTACGTGATCGACTTCGATCTGTTGTATGCGACGTATCAGGAACCGATCGCCACCGGGGTGCAGCGTCTCGCGACCGGCGCAATAACCGTCATCGGTGGCCTCCCCGGCGTGCTGATCGGGCTCACCGTGACGGTCTTCGTACTTTTTGCGTTGTTGCGAGACGGTGAACAGTTCGTCACGTGGCTATGATCGGTAGTCCCCGTCTCCGATCGTGTACAGCGGGAACTGCTCGAAGAACTTGACGCTCTCATGTGGGCGTCCGTTATCGGAAACGTCGCTGTCGCGGGGGTTCAGGCGGTACTGCTTGGCATCGGATTGGTGCTCGTAGGCATGCCGGGCGTCGTGTTCTTGACCGTGGCGACGTTCATCCTCACGCTGCTCCCGCTCGTCGGGCGTTCGGCGTCTGGCTTCCGGTTTCGGGCTACTTGCTCGCGATCGGTCGCCCCCTCGCAGCGGTCCTTCTGTTCGTATACGGATCGGTGGTCAGCGCATCGGACCTCTACCTACTCCCGGCGATCATCAACCGGAGCGGAGCGCTCAACGTAGCGACCATCGTCGTGGGAATCTTCGGAGGAATCGTCCTGTTCGGGGCGGTCGGCCTGTTCGTCGGCCCCGTCGTCCTCGGCGGAACGAAGGTCGCCCTCGACCAGTTCACCCGGGAGCAGATGAACCCGACCACCGACTGATTGGAATCGTCCCCGCCGTCGATTCTCTCGTGTCGACCAGCTGAGGTTGCGTCACCCATATCGGTGGGCGACCACACCGTTATCCGAGTCGGTCTCCGATTGCATGGGATGGTAGATGACGAACAGGGCCGAGACGACCAAGCGGACGACGAAGAGGGACACCGGCGAAAGCGGAAGCGAGGGGAAATACGCGATCGTACCGACGAAGACCTACCGATGCCCGGCGACCCCGGTGGGCGGCTCGGTGACCTCGATGACGCGCTCGATACCCACGACGGATGGATTGGTCGAGGCCTCTGTCGACTATGCGATCGATACGCAGGGCGGGGAGGAATCCCTCGAGGAAGTGCTTGCCCCAACTGACAACCAGACGTACGACTCCGCCGACGACGTTCGCAGCCGAACACTGGGACTAGTACATCGCTGATGAGTACGCCCCAACCATCCCCCGTCTCGCCAGTTGGACGTCCCGAGCTCTGGTACGTATCTCCGCTGTTGTCACCGTTACATCAGTCAGCCGTAAGTGGATCGCTTCCGAGAATCGATCCCTCCCGGCACTCACCACCGTCCGAGCCCCGACGCTTCGAGGACGGGGCCTCTCACGCCGATCGGACCGATCGAACTAGCTACGGTTCCGGAACGTAACCAAGCGGGTCGGTAAGAGGGACTTCATCAGTCCGTCCATCGTGTCCGGATAGTCCATCGGAAGGAACCAGTCTCGTTCGTAACAGGTCCACTCGCAATTCGCTCCGAGAGGAGGATGCACGCATCCGCTGTAGCTACGTTCGCACGGAACCTACCCCTTGATTATCAGGATTCCGTCGTTCGTCGTCACCTCCCTCGCGTCCTCGGGCACGTCGAACTCCAGTTGCCGGTCGCCGGCCACGACGATGGCCGTCTCGCCGACGCGGTCCAGCGTCGCCTCCACGCCCGGGCCGAAGTCGACGATGATCTCGCTCCCCTCGTCCGACTCTCGGGTGGTGATCGTGACGTCCTCCTGGCGGTCGGCCGCGGACCGGAGCTGTCGTGGCATCTCCATGGTACGAGGGTCGGCCGAGACGCACCTAAGGGCTGTGTCCGGTTGGCGACCGCTGGTTGTCCCGACGGCGTCGTGGGATCGAACTCGACGGGGTCACGCAGGTTCGCCCCGAACCCTTTTCGCCGCCACGTGCGACCACCTACACCGTGCAGGTCGCCATCCTCACGGTCGGCGACGAACTCCTCGCCGGCGAGACGGAGAACACGAACGCCTCCTGGCTCGCCCGCCAGCTGGCCGAGCGCGGGGCGAGCGTCGCTCGCATCCTCGTCGTCCCCGACGACGCCGACACCATCGCGACGTACGTCCGCGAGTGGGCCGCCGAGTTCGACGCGGTGCTCGTCACCGGCGGGCTCGGCGGCACCCACGACGACGTGACGATGGACGGCGTCGCGGCCGCGTTCGGCCGGGACGCCGTCGTCGACGCCGACGCGCTGGAGGCCGTCACGGAGTCCGCCCGCGCGTTCGCCGACGCGAACCCGGACGTCGTCGACGAGTACGACCTCGATCTCGACCTCGAGGCG
Protein-coding regions in this window:
- a CDS encoding AI-2E family transporter; the encoded protein is MSSVLAALLVLTQHQYVSLASVLAYVLAPVRRRLERRMRSDTAALTLISLATFVLFIPVAYILTVAIQQGLGLLTAIREGELSPDTIQGRIETIGYVIDFDLLYATYQEPIATGVQRLATGAITVIGGLPGVLIGLTVTVFVLFALLRDGEQFVTWL
- a CDS encoding DUF5789 family protein, translating into MTNRAETTKRTTKRDTGESGSEGKYAIVPTKTYRCPATPVGGSVTSMTRSIPTTDGLVEASVDYAIDTQGGEESLEEVLAPTDNQTYDSADDVRSRTLGLVHR
- a CDS encoding DUF7539 family protein encodes the protein MAEFPDERQLVVLARSHLEQWTNSARTRAYDELFDGDDPVLTSEEVRLLDALDSAMERQGGDGVWGTDQYGIHTGGSTSSASSIGVVCVYHPQITSDSVLQGGDDLDDETEERLNAALWQYSERVATLIGEELDEFIRQAQR